In Methylomagnum ishizawai, one DNA window encodes the following:
- the lepB gene encoding signal peptidase I, with protein sequence MDFDFSFFLVLATLVTGVVWGGYVLMLRVQGVEPPPPDKEPILVEYARSFFPIVLIVLLLRSFLVEPFRIPSGSMMPTLLVGDFILVNKFTYGIRLPVINTKIVEMGQPARGDIVVFRYPKDPTMDYIKRIVGLPGDRIGYVHKQVYVNGEPVKQTALGIYEGSQPGSQWGGETLLSEDLGSVTHDILARVGEPAAKEGEWTVPEGQYFVMGDNRDNSNDSRFWGTVPEANLVGKAFFIWMSWDGGIAFNRIGTSLK encoded by the coding sequence ATGGACTTCGATTTTTCTTTTTTCCTGGTGCTGGCGACCTTGGTGACCGGCGTGGTGTGGGGTGGCTATGTGCTGATGCTGCGGGTTCAAGGCGTGGAACCGCCGCCCCCGGATAAAGAACCCATCCTGGTGGAATACGCCCGTTCGTTCTTTCCCATCGTCCTCATCGTCTTGTTGCTGCGCTCGTTCCTGGTGGAGCCGTTCCGCATCCCCTCCGGTTCGATGATGCCGACCCTGTTGGTCGGGGATTTCATCCTGGTCAACAAATTCACCTATGGCATCCGCCTGCCGGTCATCAACACCAAGATCGTGGAGATGGGCCAACCGGCGCGGGGCGATATCGTGGTGTTCCGCTATCCCAAAGACCCGACCATGGATTACATCAAGCGCATCGTTGGCCTCCCCGGCGACCGCATCGGCTATGTCCATAAACAGGTGTATGTGAACGGCGAGCCGGTTAAGCAGACCGCGCTGGGAATCTACGAAGGCAGCCAACCGGGTAGCCAATGGGGCGGCGAAACCCTGCTCAGCGAGGATTTGGGCAGCGTCACCCACGATATCCTGGCGCGGGTTGGCGAACCCGCCGCGAAGGAAGGCGAATGGACCGTACCGGAAGGCCAATACTTCGTCATGGGCGACAACCGCGACAATAGCAACGACAGCCGGTTCTGGGGCACGGTGCCGGAAGCCAACCTAGTCGGCAAAGCCTTCTTCATCTGGATGAGCTGGGACGGCGGCATCGCCTTCAACCGGATCGGCACCTCGCTAAAATAA
- the lepA gene encoding translation elongation factor 4 produces MAEQKHIRNFSIIAHIDHGKSTLADRFIQICGGLSEREMSAQVLDSMDIERERGITIKAQSVTLNYQARDGETYQLNLIDTPGHVDFSYEVSRSLAACEGALLVVDAAQGVEAQSVANCYTAIEQGLEVLPVLNKIDLPSADPDKVCTEIEEIIGVPADEALRISAKTGLGIDDLLEQLVAKVPAPTGDPDAPVQALIIDSWFDNYLGVVSLVRVVNGSIKRKQKIVIMSTGKSHQVEKLGVFTPKPLDMEQLGCGQVGYVIAGIKDIFGAPVGDTITVSDHPCETPLPGFQKVQPRVFAGLYPVESDDYEDLREALNKLNLNDAALQYEPETSQALGFGFRCGFLGMLHMEIIQERLEREYDLDLITTAPTVVYEVLKSDDSTIQIDNPSKLPSPNEIEEVREPIIEAHILVPQDYLGNVITLCIEKRGVQKNMQYMGGQVAINFELPLSEVVLDFFDRLKSVSRGFASFDYEFKRFQAAPLVKLDILINDERVDALSLIVHRDISQSRGRDLVERMKDLIPRQMFEVAIQAAIGSKIIARSTVKAMRKNVLAKCYGGDISRKRKLLEKQKAGKKRMKQVGKIDIPQEAFLAVLRVNKDS; encoded by the coding sequence GTGGCCGAACAAAAACACATCCGTAATTTCTCCATCATCGCCCATATCGACCATGGCAAATCGACGCTGGCGGATCGTTTCATCCAGATTTGCGGGGGCTTGAGCGAGCGGGAAATGTCCGCCCAAGTCCTCGACTCGATGGACATCGAGCGCGAACGCGGCATCACCATCAAGGCGCAGAGCGTGACCTTGAATTACCAGGCGCGGGATGGCGAAACCTATCAGCTCAACCTGATCGACACGCCCGGCCACGTCGATTTCTCCTACGAGGTGTCGCGCTCGCTGGCGGCTTGCGAAGGGGCTTTGCTGGTGGTCGATGCCGCCCAGGGCGTCGAGGCGCAAAGCGTTGCTAACTGCTATACCGCCATCGAGCAAGGGCTGGAAGTCCTGCCGGTGTTGAACAAGATCGACCTGCCCTCGGCGGACCCGGACAAGGTTTGCACCGAAATCGAGGAAATCATAGGTGTGCCCGCCGACGAGGCGCTGAGGATCAGCGCCAAGACCGGCCTCGGCATCGACGACTTGTTGGAACAACTGGTCGCCAAAGTCCCCGCCCCGACCGGCGACCCGGATGCTCCGGTCCAAGCCCTGATCATCGATTCCTGGTTCGATAATTATTTGGGTGTGGTGTCCTTGGTGCGGGTGGTGAATGGCTCCATCAAGCGGAAACAAAAGATAGTGATTATGTCCACCGGAAAGAGCCATCAGGTGGAAAAGCTGGGTGTGTTCACCCCCAAGCCCTTGGACATGGAACAACTGGGTTGCGGGCAGGTGGGCTATGTCATCGCCGGGATCAAGGACATCTTCGGTGCCCCGGTCGGCGACACCATCACCGTCAGCGACCACCCGTGCGAAACGCCCTTGCCGGGCTTCCAGAAGGTCCAGCCCAGGGTGTTCGCCGGGCTGTATCCGGTCGAATCCGACGATTACGAGGATTTGCGCGAGGCGCTGAACAAGCTCAACCTCAACGACGCCGCCCTGCAATACGAGCCCGAGACCTCGCAGGCGCTGGGCTTCGGCTTCCGCTGCGGCTTCCTCGGCATGTTGCACATGGAAATCATCCAGGAGCGGCTGGAACGCGAATACGACCTCGACCTCATCACCACGGCCCCCACCGTGGTCTACGAAGTCCTGAAGTCCGACGACTCCACGATCCAGATCGACAACCCCTCGAAACTGCCCTCGCCCAACGAAATCGAGGAAGTGCGCGAGCCCATCATCGAAGCCCATATCCTGGTGCCGCAGGATTATCTCGGCAACGTCATCACTCTATGCATCGAAAAGCGCGGCGTGCAGAAGAACATGCAATACATGGGCGGGCAGGTGGCGATCAATTTCGAATTGCCCCTGAGCGAAGTAGTGTTGGATTTCTTCGACCGGCTCAAATCGGTCAGCCGCGGTTTCGCCTCGTTCGACTACGAATTCAAGCGCTTCCAGGCCGCGCCCCTGGTCAAGCTGGACATCCTCATCAACGACGAGCGGGTGGACGCCCTGTCCCTGATCGTCCACCGCGATATCAGCCAAAGCCGGGGCCGCGATTTGGTGGAACGCATGAAGGATTTGATCCCGCGGCAGATGTTCGAGGTCGCCATCCAAGCCGCCATCGGCTCCAAGATCATCGCCCGCTCCACGGTCAAGGCCATGCGTAAGAACGTGTTGGCCAAATGCTACGGCGGCGACATCAGCCGTAAACGCAAACTGCTGGAAAAACAAAAAGCGGGCAAGAAACGCATGAAACAAGTGGGCAAGATCGACATCCCGCAGGAAGCCTTCCTCGCGGTCCTGCGCGTCAACAAAGATTCCTGA